The following coding sequences are from one Candidatus Nitrohelix vancouverensis window:
- a CDS encoding motility associated factor glycosyltransferase family protein: MTVDFFEKNLKALDQNKDGLSKLQKRASPPSLEILNAKNGQPTLRYNGVLLHSVYDPETEGNRFSEKISAGSQVVLYGFGMGYHLPELLKRLGDDGSLVVIELNPDILKTALTCRDHSAVLSDPRFSLIYAEDEESAVGKLSAAMARLNSRPGHPLEIRFLNPAFKCIPEQFPRLSNALEVLLIERRFPAVLGDQERSNLDWNREWIDSSSGIKDLAKAHAGQTAVLVSAGPSLDKVLPYLKLLARKKTLIACVDTALPVLMEEGIVPDYVFTLDPQEASFKHFNGRLKQSATLIFTPTAFPRVVAGYEGPKRVAIQKGHRLYKDEVDWARDKGVTQSGGSVACLALDCLIQWGCDPILLAGQDCAFTSSRAYARYSVPSMEFLDRVLPGGTVSIEQRKSTVRSKTTPTEGVQGNMVNTSQVMYSYLRSLEEIIDRHPDVQIVNWGSHGASIASIPNIQNPHSFTHDG, from the coding sequence TTGACCGTTGATTTTTTTGAAAAAAACCTGAAGGCTCTGGACCAAAACAAGGATGGCTTGTCCAAGCTCCAGAAACGCGCGTCGCCTCCCTCTCTGGAAATCCTTAACGCAAAAAATGGTCAGCCCACCTTGCGCTACAACGGCGTCTTGTTACATAGCGTATATGACCCGGAAACGGAAGGCAACCGCTTTTCAGAAAAGATTTCAGCGGGCAGTCAGGTCGTTCTTTACGGCTTCGGCATGGGCTATCACCTGCCGGAATTATTGAAGCGTTTGGGCGACGACGGCTCGCTCGTCGTCATCGAACTGAACCCGGATATTTTGAAAACCGCCCTGACCTGCCGCGATCACAGCGCCGTGCTTTCTGACCCTAGATTCTCTCTGATTTATGCCGAGGACGAAGAAAGCGCTGTCGGCAAACTTTCAGCCGCCATGGCGCGTCTGAATTCGCGCCCGGGGCATCCATTGGAAATCCGCTTTCTCAATCCCGCATTCAAATGCATCCCGGAACAGTTTCCGCGTTTGTCCAACGCCCTCGAAGTTTTGTTGATCGAGAGACGCTTTCCCGCCGTTCTTGGCGATCAGGAACGCTCCAACCTCGACTGGAACCGGGAATGGATTGACAGTTCTTCGGGTATTAAAGACCTGGCAAAGGCGCATGCAGGGCAAACGGCTGTGCTGGTCAGCGCCGGTCCTTCTTTGGACAAGGTCCTGCCCTATTTAAAATTATTGGCGCGAAAAAAAACTTTAATCGCCTGCGTCGACACCGCCCTGCCCGTTCTGATGGAGGAAGGAATCGTTCCCGATTATGTCTTCACCCTCGACCCGCAGGAAGCCAGTTTCAAGCATTTCAACGGACGCCTCAAACAAAGCGCGACGCTGATCTTCACGCCGACCGCCTTCCCGCGCGTGGTCGCCGGATACGAAGGACCCAAGCGCGTCGCGATTCAAAAAGGTCATCGGCTCTACAAGGATGAAGTCGATTGGGCGCGCGATAAAGGCGTCACGCAATCCGGCGGCTCCGTCGCCTGCCTCGCCCTCGATTGCCTGATTCAGTGGGGATGCGATCCCATTCTGCTCGCCGGTCAGGACTGCGCATTCACAAGCAGTCGCGCTTACGCTCGATACTCGGTTCCCTCTATGGAATTTCTCGATCGCGTTCTTCCTGGCGGCACGGTTTCTATCGAACAACGCAAGTCCACTGTGAGAAGCAAAACCACGCCCACCGAAGGCGTTCAGGGAAACATGGTAAACACCAGCCAGGTTATGTATAGTTATTTGAGATCGCTGGAAGAAATCATAGACCGTCACCCCGACGTTCAAATCGTCAACTGGGGATCGCACGGAGCGAGCATCGCTTCCATTCCCAATATCCAAAACCCGCATTCATTCACTCACGACGGATAA
- the mutL gene encoding DNA mismatch repair endonuclease MutL: MNKRSESEKSPMSRIHVLPDALSNQIAAGEVVERPCSVVKELVENAVDAGARKILIEAEQGGKELIRVDDDGCGMSMEDAELSFERHATSKISSQEDLVRIGTFGFRGEALPSIGSVAKVRLTTSLDENQGGQLVSVEAGELKMSKQVGRPRGTQVEVRHLFFNTPARRKFLKSDSAEFSHIVQVATQQALAHPEIHFTLIHNGRKILNTASTDQLLYRIAELFGSDLAGELVQVDAEVGDYRLTGFISSPVFTRSNRNNQYVYVNGRLVRDKVVQHATQQGYSHLLPKGRHPVIFLFLEMDPALVDVNVHPAKAEVRFAFQSDVHRFVSRAVRGALSSSDKLPLAEPTQESGAGATYSPPSAHSVQSHHDQPSAQRTMEWKREEPSPREHQEALAQSLGALYQSEASDTHRDVTAGGMTLFEKKGIPLSKLIYSEFEPIGQLENSFIIMQGKKGMVIVDQHIAHERVLYERFREAARDKRVESQQLLFPKTLEFSPVEAQILTDELPVLKELGMELEPFGENGFLLRSVPAILKNEDPERVLRDILELAESGEGNALQNKFDDILIMMSCKSAIKINQPMELNQIRKLISDLEATEMPYTCPHGRPISLLFDMDDILKKFLRK; this comes from the coding sequence ATGAATAAAAGGTCTGAATCCGAAAAATCGCCGATGTCCCGAATCCATGTTCTGCCCGATGCGCTGTCCAACCAGATCGCGGCGGGGGAGGTGGTGGAGCGTCCTTGTTCGGTCGTTAAAGAACTCGTGGAAAATGCAGTGGACGCGGGCGCGCGAAAAATTTTGATCGAGGCGGAGCAGGGCGGCAAAGAACTCATCCGCGTGGACGACGACGGTTGCGGCATGTCGATGGAGGATGCGGAATTGTCTTTCGAGCGTCACGCCACCAGCAAGATTTCATCGCAGGAGGATCTGGTGCGCATCGGGACTTTTGGGTTTCGCGGCGAGGCTCTGCCCAGCATCGGTTCGGTCGCCAAAGTGCGGTTGACCACATCGCTCGATGAAAATCAGGGCGGCCAACTTGTCTCCGTGGAAGCGGGCGAATTGAAGATGTCCAAGCAGGTGGGGCGACCGCGCGGCACTCAGGTGGAGGTGCGCCATTTATTCTTTAACACGCCGGCGCGTCGGAAATTTTTAAAATCGGACAGCGCGGAATTTTCTCATATTGTTCAGGTAGCGACGCAACAGGCGCTGGCGCATCCCGAAATTCATTTCACGCTGATTCATAACGGTCGGAAGATTCTCAATACCGCATCCACCGATCAGTTGCTCTATCGTATCGCTGAATTGTTCGGCTCGGATTTAGCGGGGGAACTGGTGCAGGTCGATGCGGAGGTCGGCGACTATCGCCTGACCGGATTTATCTCAAGCCCAGTGTTCACGCGCTCGAATCGCAATAATCAGTATGTCTATGTGAACGGTCGACTGGTGCGCGACAAGGTGGTGCAACACGCGACCCAGCAGGGCTACAGCCATTTGCTTCCCAAGGGAAGACACCCCGTGATTTTTCTGTTTCTGGAAATGGACCCGGCGCTGGTGGATGTGAACGTTCATCCCGCCAAGGCGGAAGTGCGTTTTGCGTTCCAGAGCGACGTTCACCGTTTCGTCAGCCGCGCGGTGCGCGGCGCCTTGTCGAGCAGCGATAAACTGCCGCTCGCCGAACCGACGCAGGAATCCGGAGCGGGAGCCACTTATTCGCCGCCTTCAGCGCACAGCGTGCAGAGCCATCACGACCAGCCTTCGGCGCAACGGACCATGGAATGGAAACGTGAGGAGCCGTCTCCAAGGGAACATCAGGAAGCGCTGGCTCAGTCGCTTGGCGCCCTTTACCAGAGCGAGGCTTCCGATACGCATCGCGATGTCACTGCGGGCGGTATGACGCTGTTCGAGAAAAAGGGCATCCCCTTATCAAAACTGATTTATTCCGAATTCGAGCCGATCGGGCAGTTGGAAAATTCCTTTATCATCATGCAGGGAAAAAAGGGAATGGTGATTGTCGATCAGCATATAGCGCATGAACGGGTGTTGTACGAACGTTTTCGCGAAGCGGCGCGCGACAAGCGGGTGGAATCGCAACAACTGCTTTTCCCAAAGACCCTGGAATTTTCTCCGGTGGAGGCGCAGATTTTGACGGATGAATTGCCGGTATTGAAAGAACTGGGGATGGAGCTGGAGCCGTTTGGAGAGAATGGTTTTTTACTGCGTTCGGTTCCCGCCATCCTGAAGAATGAAGACCCGGAGCGCGTCCTGCGCGACATTCTCGAACTGGCTGAGTCGGGAGAGGGCAACGCCCTGCAGAATAAATTCGACGACATTCTTATCATGATGTCGTGCAAGAGCGCGATAAAAATAAACCAGCCGATGGAGTTGAACCAGATTCGCAAACTGATTTCTGATCTGGAAGCCACTGAAATGCCCTACACCTGCCCACACGGACGTCCGATCTCTCTCCTGTTTGACATGGACGATATTCTCAAAAAATTTCTTAGAAAATAG
- a CDS encoding helix-turn-helix transcriptional regulator, translating into MSFLSDNIRTIRKMHGCTQFAMAEVLGIGFRTYVRYESGERPPPPSTLVQIARLGGLSLDQLLTTKTQADDLTQEDFVSGIIKKPHVLGGSLASGRLTIKGIAEDILVCLDRQESDAVNRFKNLSAEQKEKYILDAEWTLKNKRKLSPYLKRTPKSVIKKKNIERLKNLAQCYNEKSAL; encoded by the coding sequence ATGTCCTTCCTCTCAGATAATATTAGAACCATTCGCAAGATGCATGGTTGCACCCAATTCGCCATGGCAGAAGTGCTTGGCATTGGATTTCGCACCTATGTGCGCTACGAATCCGGCGAACGCCCGCCGCCGCCTTCCACGCTGGTGCAAATCGCCCGGCTTGGCGGACTCAGCCTCGATCAACTCCTGACCACAAAAACCCAGGCGGACGATCTCACTCAAGAAGATTTTGTATCCGGGATTATAAAAAAACCTCATGTCCTGGGCGGGAGCCTCGCTTCCGGTCGCCTGACGATCAAGGGAATCGCCGAGGATATTCTGGTCTGCCTCGACCGTCAGGAGAGCGATGCCGTGAACCGCTTCAAAAATCTCAGCGCTGAGCAGAAAGAAAAATACATTCTCGATGCGGAGTGGACGCTTAAAAACAAGCGCAAACTTTCACCCTACCTCAAACGCACGCCTAAAAGCGTTATCAAGAAAAAAAATATTGAACGCTTGAAGAACCTGGCGCAATGCTATAACGAAAAATCCGCGCTCTAA